A segment of the Chryseobacterium scophthalmum genome:
GAATAATTTCAGCATCGATTGAATGGCTTTCGATTTCTTTTTTAAGATCATAAGCCAATTCTCTTACATCAAAATTATAAACCGGAATGCAAACAGAAATCTTCATTCTGTTAAATTTTGTCTATAATCTGTTGTACGTTGATTTCTTCCAGACACGCCCAATCGCCACGGTAACATTCCTTATCACCAAAAACCGAACAAGGTCTACAGGTAAGATCATTAATCTGAACAACGTCATTCTCGCTTTGGCCGAAACCTAAAAACCCTGCATATGGATGAGTCGCTCCCCAAATTGAAACACAACGAGTTCCTACAATACTGGCTAAATGCATATTAGCTGAATCCATCGAAATCATTACTTCAAGCTGCGAAATTCGGTTTAATTCTTCTGAAAGATTAAGTTTTCCCGCTAAACTTTTGGTATTGGGGATTTGATTTTCCCAACTTTCAAGGGTTTCCGTTTCTTTTTTTCCACCTCCGAAGAAGTAAACGGTATTTTTTTCTGCTAAAATTTTCACAAGTTCAAAAGACTTCTCTAAAGGAAGCATTTTTCCTTTATGTTGAGCGAATGGCGCAAAACCAATTCCTGATTTTTGATTAGATTTTGGTCTTAATTGATGCGAAAGTTCAACTTTAAAACCCATATCCCGAAAAACATCTGCATAACGTTCTACCGTTCTTTTCAACTGAGTTTTATCTAAATTCCAAACATTGGTTAGGTTTTCTTTTTCCTCTTTTCCTTTGTTAATTTTAAAAACTCTTAAACCCTTTCTCACATAAAGTTTATCTAAGATTTTAGAGCGGATAACATCATGTAAATCAGCAATATAATCTGGGTGATATAATTTTAATAATTCTTTACCCAACCTTCTTATTCCGAGAAATCCTTTATAATCATCAAGATCAATCCCATGAAAGATAACATTCGGAATATCAGCAAATAAGCTCTCAAAATTATTCCGTGAAACCATCACAATTTCAACTTCTGGATTTTGTTCCAAAAACTCCCGAAAAACAGGCACTGTCATAGCGACATCACCAAAAGCGGAAAAACGGTATGCTAAAATTCTGGTCACAACTAAGATTTCAGTTGGTATGCGACTGCATAAAATTTAATTTGCTTGGTCATCGCCATCAATCCGTTGGCTCTTGAAGGAGATAAAAATTCCTGCAATCCGATTTCAGAAATAAATTCAAAATCAGAATCAAGAATTTCCTGGGTAGAATGACCACTATAAATGCTTACCAGCAAAGAAACGATTCCTTTTGGAAGAATTCCGTCAGAATCTGCATTGAAAAATAGTTTTCCATCTTTAAATTCAGCATCAATCCACACCTTGCTTTGGCAACCTTTGATTAAGTTATCATCGGTTTTCTTGTCATCCGGAAGACCTTTCAGTTCTTTACCCAAATCTATGATATATTCATATTTTTGTTCCCAGTCTTCAAGAAACGCAAATTCGTCGATTATTTCCTGCTGTTTTTCTTTAATGGTCATTTCTATACTTTCTTTCTGCAAAGATACTAATTTTTAGAGTTTTTAGTTTTGTAGAAAATTAATTGACCCCATTAAGATTAGTGAAATTCGTAATCACAATAGTTTAATAATTTTAACAACAATCTTATCGAGAAGCTTTTTCAAAAATATCCAGCAATTTCACTTCTTCATTTTCCCAACAAAGAATTTCGGAAGCTTTTTTCAGTTCTAATTGATAGCTTTTTCTTCCTTTATTTAACACTAAATTTATTGCTGCAGCTATATTTTCTGGTTGATGATTTTTGATAATTTCTCCAACATCAAACTGATTTTTAATATTCAGCATTTCCGGAAGTGGAGATAAAATTAAAGGAACTCTAGCCTGAATACAGTCTAAAACCTTATTAGGAAGTGAAAATTCATAACTTTCACCGCCATTTTCTTCTATGCTCATTCCAACATCAGCAGTTAATGTGATTTCTCTTAAGTTTTCCGGAAGCAATTTTCCTAAAAACTGAACTTTATCCTCAAGTTTTTCTTTTACAACTAAATCTTCATATTCTTTTTTCTTCGGTCCGTCTCCTGCAATTTTAAAAATAACATTTTCAAGATGATGCATTGCCAAAATAGCTTTATCAATTCCTCGAAATGGATTAATTGCACCTTGGTATAAAATTATTTTGGGATTATTTTCTGGAATTTCTATTGAAAAATCAATTTTTCTTGGCGCATTCTGAACGACGGTTGGATTGATCTTGTATTTATTCTGAAACCATTTTGCATAACTTCCACTTGCCGTCATCATGAATTTTAAATTCGGAACGATTTTATTCTGCAGATAACGCCACAGTTTTTGAGACATTTTCCCTTGAATAGCCGGCATTTCAGAAAAAATTTCATGGCTGTCAAATATTAACGGAATATTTAATTTTTTAGCTAAAAGATAATTAGGCAGTAAAGCATCCAAATCATTGGCAAGAAGAACCGTATGCTCATTTGCTTTTTCATAAAGCTGCCAATAAAGCATCCAGTTAAACTCAAAATAAGCGGTCTTTAAAGTTTTAGAAATAATATTTATCCTTGAAAAAGGATACGGACGGATCATTGCTTCTTCCCCACCCCAATTGTTGCCAATCAATTCAATTTCATAACCGTTTTCATGCAGCGTTTTACAAACTTTTTCAATTCTTTGGTCGGTATAAAGATTACTGAATGCAGAAATTAATATTTTTTTTCGAGCCATTATTTCTTCTTTGCAATGAGTAAATGATATACCTGTACAAAGCAAATAATTCCGTTGGGAATAATAACCGGCCAAAGCATTCCACTGAAAATTCCATAGATGACAAAACAGAGACAACCAATACAATTGACAATCCTGATTTTGGTTAAATCTTTAAGAATAAAACTCAAAACGATAAAAACTGAAGCAGCATAGCCGATGTAATTGACAATTTCAGGACTCATGAGGAATATTTAAGGACAACAAACTTAGTCATTTTCAATAAGATAAAAAATATTTTTCTGCCATAAAGTCATTAATTGGTTTTTGGTAAAATATTTGTAATTTAGATATTG
Coding sequences within it:
- a CDS encoding glycosyltransferase, with protein sequence MARKKILISAFSNLYTDQRIEKVCKTLHENGYEIELIGNNWGGEEAMIRPYPFSRINIISKTLKTAYFEFNWMLYWQLYEKANEHTVLLANDLDALLPNYLLAKKLNIPLIFDSHEIFSEMPAIQGKMSQKLWRYLQNKIVPNLKFMMTASGSYAKWFQNKYKINPTVVQNAPRKIDFSIEIPENNPKIILYQGAINPFRGIDKAILAMHHLENVIFKIAGDGPKKKEYEDLVVKEKLEDKVQFLGKLLPENLREITLTADVGMSIEENGGESYEFSLPNKVLDCIQARVPLILSPLPEMLNIKNQFDVGEIIKNHQPENIAAAINLVLNKGRKSYQLELKKASEILCWENEEVKLLDIFEKASR
- a CDS encoding SufE family protein, which translates into the protein MTIKEKQQEIIDEFAFLEDWEQKYEYIIDLGKELKGLPDDKKTDDNLIKGCQSKVWIDAEFKDGKLFFNADSDGILPKGIVSLLVSIYSGHSTQEILDSDFEFISEIGLQEFLSPSRANGLMAMTKQIKFYAVAYQLKS
- a CDS encoding uroporphyrinogen decarboxylase; this encodes MSPEIVNYIGYAASVFIVLSFILKDLTKIRIVNCIGCLCFVIYGIFSGMLWPVIIPNGIICFVQVYHLLIAKKK
- a CDS encoding glycosyltransferase family 9 protein → MTRILAYRFSAFGDVAMTVPVFREFLEQNPEVEIVMVSRNNFESLFADIPNVIFHGIDLDDYKGFLGIRRLGKELLKLYHPDYIADLHDVIRSKILDKLYVRKGLRVFKINKGKEEKENLTNVWNLDKTQLKRTVERYADVFRDMGFKVELSHQLRPKSNQKSGIGFAPFAQHKGKMLPLEKSFELVKILAEKNTVYFFGGGKKETETLESWENQIPNTKSLAGKLNLSEELNRISQLEVMISMDSANMHLASIVGTRCVSIWGATHPYAGFLGFGQSENDVVQINDLTCRPCSVFGDKECYRGDWACLEEINVQQIIDKI